The following coding sequences lie in one Haematobia irritans isolate KBUSLIRL chromosome 3, ASM5000362v1, whole genome shotgun sequence genomic window:
- the Rph gene encoding rabphilin, producing MDFRSLNNGGSGNRFVCPSDRQLALRAKLRAGWNSSQVHEPLRPEEQAAIISVIQRNEEIETAERQRVGRLVDRVEKIKSRAVEKGPNCCRLCGDAFGILRAQRIICEDCKKSVCPKCSLDISIRYHTVEKSKEIWLCRICSETREMWKKSGAWFFKGLPKYEIPSSTTSTPTRNTASSMATEALMAQRKALSCQTTPTRNVRVKKLTIRVADSSSSEEEEEGQKDAIDGASNAMNQLAIGSKGSNTISPTASSDISPSKLQREDSFRVRTFGSIRSFIDGSGGERRLSNAFFFNTQRSHSKSEGTGQPDYDTISTASTVLTSASNSNNRRESNVNYSSNHRRSSVSSSWSISDSSSGTSATTASMSGGMANQVNAHCRDPLLGWLEVSICYRENDHALDACVVRARDLPPMDPAGLTDPYCKLNIITAEGSAKYLRWQKTKCVHKTRNPEFNDTLQFVGVEPEELGNALLYVAIFDEDKYGHDFLGAAKICLSTVHNTNLYRISVPLGPEDQYSNAAEMSQEWPHGKMLISLCYNTKKRALTVNVKQCIELIPMDNNGSSDPFVKIQMKPDSHRNKKYKTSVKWRTLNPIYNEEFNFEAGPHDLNKQSLVLTVWDKDLGKSNDFLGSLVIGHNSKGERLQQWLDCIRLPDHYHEKWHCLAGDNPLH from the exons ATTACGAGCAGGCTGGAACAGTTCCCAAGTTCATGAACCTCTACGACCCGAAGAACAGGCTGCCATTATTTCGGTCATCCAACGCAATGAAGAAATTGAAACGGCTGAACGTCAGCGTGTGGGACGCTTAGTGGATCGCGTAGAGAAAATTAAATCGAGGGCTGTTGAAAAGGGACCCAATTGCTGTCGCTTGTGTGGTGATGCCTTCGGTATACTGCGAGCCCAACGAATTATCTGTGAAGATTGCAAGAAAtcggtttgtcccaaatgcagTCTGGACATTAGTATACGCTATCATACAGTGGAGAAATCCAAAGAAATCTGGCTATGCCGTATCTGCTCGGAGACCAGAGAAATGTGGAAGAAATCTGGGGCATGGTTTTTCAAAGGTCTTCCGAAATATGAAATACCCAGCTCAACCACATCAACACCCACACGTAATACAGCCTCATCAATGGCCACTGAGGCTCTAATGGCTCAACGTAAGGCACTAAGTTGTCAGACTACCCCAACACGTAATGTACGTGTGAAAAAACTCACCATACGAGTAGCCGATTCCAGTAGCTCCGAAGAAGAGGAGGAAGGCCAGAAAGATGCCATCGATGGGGCCAGCAATGCTATGAATCAATTGGCCATAGGCTCGAAAGGTTCGAACACTATTAGTCCCACAGCCAGCAGCGATATCAGTCCCAGCAAATTACAACGTGAAGATAGTTTTCGTGTGCGCACATTTGGTTCCATACGCAGTTTTATAGATGGCTCTGGAGGAGAAAGAAGACTTTCCAATGCCTTCTTCTTCAACACTCAACGCTCACATTCCAAATCAGAGGGTACTGGACAACCCGACTATGATACCATATCGACAGCTTCCACAGTATTAACATCGGCTTCCAATTCGAATAATCGCAGAGAGAGTAATGTGAATTATAGCTCAAATCATCGACGCAGTTCAGTGTCTTCCTCGTGGTCCATAAGTGATAGTTCTTCAGGGACATCGGCCACGACGGCTTCAATGTCGGGTGGAATGGCAAATCAAGTGAATGCCCATTGCCGGGATCCTTTGCTGGGTTGGCTAGAGGTATCCATTTGTTACAGGGAAAACGATCATGCCTTGGATGCTTGTGTGGTAAGGGCAAGGGATTTGCCACCTATGGATCCGGCTGGTCTAACCGATCCCTATTGTAAGTTGAATATCATAACGGCTGAGGGATCGGCAAAATATCTACGTTGGCAAAAGACGAAATGTGTCCATAAGACCAGAAATCCCGAATTTAATGATACCCTGCAATTTGTCGGCGTGGAACCCGAAGAACTAGGCAATGCTTTGTTATATGTGGCCATATTTGATGAGGATAAATATGGTCATGATTTTTTGGGAGCCGCTAAAATTTGTCTATCAACG GTTcataataccaatttatacaGGATTTCGGTACCCTTAGGCCCTGAGGATCAATATAGTAATGCGGCCGAAATGTCCCAGGAATGGCCACATGgcaaaatgttaatttcatTATGCTACAATACCAAGAAACGAGCATTAACGGTAAATGTCAAGCAATGCATAGAGCTAATACCCATGGACAATAATGGATCCTCTGAtccatttgtaaaaat CCAAATGAAACCCGATTCCCATCGCAATAAGAAATATAAGACCAGTGTCAAATGGAGAACCCTTAATCCCATTTACAATGAAGAATTCAACTTTGAAGCTGGACCCCATGATCTTAACAAACAATCTTTGGTCTTAACTGTATGGGataaggatttgggtaaaagtaATGATTTTCTTGGCAGTTTGGTAATCGGCCATAATAGCAAAGGTGAAAGATTGCAACAGTGGTTGGATTGTATACGTTTGCCTGATCACTATCATGAGAAATGGCATTGCTTGGCTGGAGACAATCCCTTGCATTAG